A region of Streptomyces sp. R44 DNA encodes the following proteins:
- a CDS encoding DUF4253 domain-containing protein → MSFALPDGLPPGRFLSSGPVRVWVSDEFPQDVDQLWPRLLSEQKACGLVPLLCWPDAMGRPLGLDHVDAVRLEEVLATDFAEYRRRRLPFWMDPTPAPTPEGVEPWPHDPGPPFEQWPGLAPQMPAASVDRKPEEVAASLLAWFIETGQFGLDECRLVLVPARRGSDALASIGWSAEAPLPLLCALLRSWEDRFGAQVVAVFGSELHVSVARPPLEAEHANLLALEHVLSTANNIVDDPPTPFPEYAMDLVGRTSWSFWWD, encoded by the coding sequence ATGTCGTTTGCGCTGCCCGATGGTCTGCCCCCCGGCCGGTTCCTGTCTTCCGGTCCGGTACGCGTGTGGGTCTCTGACGAATTTCCTCAAGACGTCGATCAGCTGTGGCCTCGCCTGCTGAGCGAGCAGAAAGCCTGTGGCCTGGTTCCGCTCCTGTGCTGGCCCGACGCCATGGGAAGGCCGCTCGGCCTGGACCACGTCGATGCCGTCCGCCTGGAGGAGGTGCTGGCCACGGACTTCGCCGAGTACCGGCGCAGGAGGCTGCCCTTCTGGATGGACCCGACACCGGCCCCGACACCTGAAGGTGTCGAGCCATGGCCACACGACCCCGGGCCGCCCTTCGAGCAGTGGCCCGGCCTGGCACCGCAGATGCCGGCTGCGTCCGTGGACCGGAAGCCCGAGGAGGTGGCGGCAAGCCTGCTGGCTTGGTTCATCGAGACGGGCCAGTTCGGGCTGGACGAGTGCCGCCTCGTGCTCGTCCCTGCCCGCCGCGGCAGCGATGCTCTGGCGTCGATCGGCTGGTCCGCGGAGGCACCGCTGCCTCTGCTGTGTGCCCTCCTACGGAGCTGGGAGGACCGCTTCGGCGCCCAGGTCGTGGCGGTGTTCGGCAGCGAGCTGCACGTCTCGGTCGCGAGACCTCCCCTTGAAGCAGAGCACGCGAACCTGCTCGCTTTGGAACACGTGCTCTCGACCGCGAACAACATCGTCGACGACCCGCCCACACCTTTCCCCGAGTACGCGATGGACCTCGTGGGACGGACTTCCTGGTCGTTCTGGTGGGACTAG